The following proteins come from a genomic window of Miscanthus floridulus cultivar M001 chromosome 2, ASM1932011v1, whole genome shotgun sequence:
- the LOC136537251 gene encoding uncharacterized protein, translated as MSPVARAYTPHKFRYFFDKVVDASLDVLNWLKEHHNLLWVRSKFSTEIKCDYINNNLAKSWNAWIKEHKDLPIYCLANAIREKTLTLFAKRRKIANALSPGILPTVIHQVNAGSRGLGHLKVTKGHLEEAEVTEIYKDEEVRRHVVYLPQHVYTCREWQLTGKPCSHALVVITTLRQPNMDQYVDMYYSVKKFQVAYHGIIPSITDRGQWPEVDKGFKLFPPVMKKTRPPRRQKKKGILL; from the coding sequence ATGTCGCCTGTAGCAAGGGCATATACACCCCACAAATTTAGGTACTTCTTTGACAAGGTAGTAGATGCTAGTCTAGATGTGCTTAATTGGCTTAAAGAACATCACAACCTGCTATGGGTAAGGAGCAAGTTTAGCACAGAGATCAAGTGTGACTACATCAATAATAATCTGGCTAAGAGTTGGAATGCCTGGATCAAGGAGCACAAGGACCTACCTATTTACTGCTTGGCTAATGCTATTAGAGAGAAGACCCTCACTCTTTTTGCTAAGAGGAGGAAGATAGCAAATGCACTATCTCCTGGAATATTGCCTACAGTTATCCATCAGGTCAATGCAGGCTCTAGGGGTTTAGGCCATCTCAAGGTGACTAAAGGGCACCTAGAGGAAGCAGAAGTGACTGAGATTTATAAGGATGAAGAGGTTAGAAGGCATGTTGTCTACCTACCACAACATGTCTACACATGTAGAGAGTGGCAGCTAACTGGAAAGCCTTGCTCACATGCATTGGTTGTCATCACAACCCTAAGGCAACCCAATATGGATCAGTATGTGGACATGTACTACTCAGTTAAGAAGTTCCAAGTTGCATACCATGGGATTATTCCCAGCATAACAGATAGAGGACAATGGCCAGAGGTGGACAAGGGCTTCAAATTGTTCCCACCAGTTATGAAGAAGACTAGACCACCAAGAAGACAGAAGAAAAAAGGCATCTTGCTCTAA